Part of the Prunus dulcis chromosome 8, ALMONDv2, whole genome shotgun sequence genome is shown below.
TTGAAGCTTAATTTACATGGAGACCAGAACAAAagcttcaatttttatttttagttaagAAGATATAAAGCCTTTTTAACAGTCATTGAGAACATGCCCCGGTAATAGGGACCACCTTTGCCCggttgaaagttgaaactaTTCTATCAAACTGTTTCTGCAGCCAGAGTTTGCAGGTTCTGTTTCCTTTACCACGAAACCAGTAACACAAATTGATTAGTGCAAAACTAGAACAACCCGAAACTTATCACGCGCGGCTGAACATCTTATGGAGAATTGCAGGGTGTagtttcaatttatttccACTTTTTACTTGTAACAAGTTAAGAGAATGGTATGAAGAAGaacacaataaataaaatcaggATGATATGAAGAAGACAAAAGTTTACGTGAACCAATTACAAATGAATCTGTTTGATCAAAGTGAAATTAGCAATTAGTATTATACAAATCAAAGGAACACTTTTATATATTAGACTGCAAACCAGTGCCACCATAATATTGCTTGGTGGTTTCGCGTGAGAAATCTGCAAATGTCATCCCATCCTTCAAACGCAAAGCCAGAGGTGGTACAATCTTCTGTATTTCTTCAGTGAGCCTACTTTGTTCCGGCTCATCGACTTCTTTGATCTCCGTCGACATCCCCAAGTTCTTGGGATACTCCGTTATGGAGAAAGTTTTGTTCCATGCAGGCTGCAAGAACACAACAAAAGTCTCTCTGCTCAAGTTTTCAAACTTGGAAGGCCTAGCAACAGAGTGCAGGGTGGCTCGAAGCTTTCCTCGTGATACGATATCAGCTGACTCCCCAACCTGAACTATAAAACTCTCATGAGAGGCCTTCACCATGAACACATTATTCTTGATGGGATCAAATATTTGCAAATAAGTATGCCCATTTGGATAGGGGCATTCTTCATCTCTTTCCTCTGTTGCTTCTTGTGCAGAATTAGGCAACAGAAACATTGGAGCTGTTAAGACAGTGAAAATCCCATAATCATAATGCCATTGCTGCCACAGATTATCGGAACCAATCCCTGAAAGTTGTTTGTGTTCATCACCAATCTGTTTCCCGCTAGAATTTAAGGGTCTTTTTGATGTTCTCTTTGTGCTCATAGCTTCTTTTACAAGAATGGTTTTATCAACTGGGGAATGGTAGTGAATGAGGCGAGCTTTGGC
Proteins encoded:
- the LOC117637671 gene encoding uncharacterized protein LOC117637671 — protein: MEEAEVLQLYELSYPDLVLVSSNNVSLSAAEELDKLQSTSKAIMEALGPVGPGLLSITGVPNAPALRRDLLPLARKLALLNPNHRKTILKDHKLGSDVPLKNPERNVSSFAMQIKYSHDFDETQLNSEHGSTVEFENLGNEFRELGFCMMELGLQLARVCDRAIGGNELEQSLLESCTAKARLIHYHSPVDKTILVKEAMSTKRTSKRPLNSSGKQIGDEHKQLSGIGSDNLWQQWHYDYGIFTVLTAPMFLLPNSAQEATEERDEECPYPNGHTYLQIFDPIKNNVFMVKASHESFIVQVGESADIVSRGKLRATLHSVARPSKFENLSRETFVVFLQPAWNKTFSITEYPKNLGMSTEIKEVDEPEQSRLTEEIQKIVPPLALRLKDGMTFADFSRETTKQYYGGTGLQSNI